A window of the Streptomyces griseochromogenes genome harbors these coding sequences:
- a CDS encoding MHYT domain-containing protein encodes MQGTVDGFSYGVVTPLVAYAMACLGGALGLRCTTRSLLVTHSRRPAWLALGSAAIGSGIWTMHFVAMMGFTIKETPIHYDVPITYASLGLAIVMVGIGIFIVGYRGATGTSLYTGGTITGLGVASMHYLGMAGMHFDGRFTYNTVTVAVSVVIAVVAATAALWAAGRVRGFMWSVGASLVMGLAVSGMHYTGMAALEVHLHGTSGAGGSPASVLAPMLIGPLAFLLLAGVVVMFDPLMVMGRPTGVVVEDKPGVPAAAVASHHVRHPSLHSGGHPVRDPGHHESRTPQNR; translated from the coding sequence ATGCAAGGCACGGTCGACGGATTCAGCTACGGGGTCGTCACCCCGTTGGTGGCCTATGCGATGGCCTGCCTCGGTGGCGCCCTCGGCCTGCGCTGCACCACCCGGTCCCTACTGGTCACGCACTCCCGCAGGCCCGCCTGGCTGGCCCTCGGCTCGGCCGCCATCGGCTCCGGCATCTGGACCATGCACTTCGTCGCCATGATGGGCTTCACCATCAAGGAGACACCGATCCACTACGACGTGCCGATCACCTATGCGAGCCTCGGTCTCGCCATCGTCATGGTGGGCATCGGGATCTTCATCGTCGGGTACCGGGGCGCCACCGGTACCTCCCTGTACACCGGTGGCACGATCACCGGCCTGGGTGTCGCCTCCATGCACTACCTCGGCATGGCCGGCATGCACTTCGACGGGCGGTTCACCTACAACACGGTCACGGTCGCGGTCTCCGTCGTCATAGCGGTCGTGGCCGCTACCGCCGCGCTGTGGGCCGCCGGGCGCGTCCGGGGCTTCATGTGGAGCGTCGGTGCGAGCCTCGTGATGGGTCTCGCCGTGAGCGGCATGCACTACACCGGCATGGCGGCCCTCGAAGTCCACCTCCACGGCACCTCGGGCGCCGGCGGCTCGCCGGCCTCGGTGCTCGCACCGATGCTGATCGGTCCGCTCGCCTTCCTGCTCCTCGCCGGCGTCGTCGTGATGTTCGACCCGCTGATGGTCATGGGCAGGCCGACCGGGGTCGTGGTGGAGGACAAACCGGGTGTTCCGGCCGCCGCCGTCGCCTCCCACCACGTCCGTCATCCGTCACTCCATTCCGGTGGACACCCGGTCCGTGATCCGGGGCACCACGAGTCCCGAACCCCTCAGAACCGCTGA
- a CDS encoding glycerophosphodiester phosphodiesterase → MHARVVAAITTAVLGMAALLSPMPVARAGESGKPTVIAHRGASAYAPENTLASIDKAAKLGFSWVENDVQRTKDGELVVIHDDSLERTTNVKKVFPGRAPWKVKDFTAAEIARLDAGSWFSPAYAGTRVPTLRQYMCRVEHNHEKLLLEIKNPELYPGIEQQTLKLLGNAGWLDRQHLGRLIVQSFSADSVRTVHDLKPALTTAYLGSPTVAQLSRYTPFTDLINPSYGSLSPAYVSAVHSFEGPHGKPLGVFAWTVNDAATARKVTDYGVDGLITNKPDVVRAALEAD, encoded by the coding sequence ATGCACGCGCGCGTAGTCGCCGCCATCACCACGGCGGTCCTGGGGATGGCCGCCCTGCTGAGTCCCATGCCCGTCGCCCGGGCGGGCGAGTCCGGCAAGCCCACGGTGATCGCCCACCGCGGAGCCTCGGCCTACGCTCCGGAGAACACCCTGGCCTCCATCGACAAGGCGGCGAAGCTGGGGTTCTCCTGGGTCGAGAACGACGTCCAGCGCACCAAGGACGGCGAACTGGTCGTCATCCACGACGACAGCCTGGAGCGCACCACGAACGTGAAGAAGGTCTTCCCGGGCCGGGCGCCCTGGAAGGTGAAGGACTTCACCGCCGCCGAGATCGCGCGCCTGGACGCGGGCAGCTGGTTCTCCCCCGCCTACGCGGGCACGCGCGTGCCGACCCTGCGGCAGTACATGTGCCGGGTCGAGCACAACCACGAGAAGCTGCTCCTGGAGATCAAGAACCCGGAGCTGTACCCCGGGATCGAGCAGCAGACCCTGAAGCTTCTCGGCAACGCGGGCTGGCTGGACCGGCAGCACCTCGGACGGCTGATCGTGCAGAGCTTCAGCGCCGACAGCGTGCGCACCGTCCACGATCTCAAGCCGGCGCTCACCACCGCCTACCTCGGCAGTCCGACCGTGGCGCAGCTGTCCCGGTACACGCCCTTCACCGACCTGATCAACCCGTCGTACGGCTCGCTCTCCCCGGCCTACGTCTCCGCCGTGCACAGCTTCGAGGGGCCGCACGGCAAGCCGCTCGGTGTGTTCGCCTGGACGGTGAACGACGCTGCCACGGCCCGGAAGGTCACGGACTACGGCGTCGACGGGCTCATCACCAACAAGCCCGACGTGGTCCGGGCGGCGCTGGAGGCGGACTGA
- a CDS encoding methylated-DNA--[protein]-cysteine S-methyltransferase yields the protein MDSHGQDEQRVVWAVVGTGIGPLMLAATRDGLVNVVFHATDAVRERALERLAARLGTEPAEDPDSPLLAEAIRQVEAYFAGERHDFDLPLDWSLISGFNRQVLRELASGVPYGTVVGYGDLAGRVGQPGGAQAVGAAMGANPLPVVVPCHRVVESDGGIGGFGGGLEAKRKLLALEGVLPEPLF from the coding sequence ATGGACAGCCATGGGCAGGACGAGCAGCGGGTCGTGTGGGCCGTCGTGGGCACCGGCATCGGCCCGTTGATGCTGGCGGCGACCCGCGACGGACTGGTCAACGTCGTCTTCCACGCCACGGACGCGGTGCGCGAGCGGGCTCTGGAGCGGCTGGCGGCCCGGCTGGGCACCGAGCCCGCCGAGGACCCGGACTCACCGCTGCTGGCCGAGGCGATACGGCAGGTCGAGGCGTACTTCGCGGGCGAGCGCCACGACTTCGACCTGCCCTTGGACTGGTCGCTGATCTCGGGTTTCAACCGGCAGGTGCTGCGCGAGCTGGCCTCCGGCGTGCCGTACGGGACCGTGGTCGGGTACGGCGATCTGGCCGGACGGGTGGGGCAGCCGGGCGGGGCCCAGGCCGTGGGCGCGGCGATGGGTGCCAATCCGCTGCCGGTCGTCGTGCCGTGCCACCGGGTGGTGGAGAGCGACGGCGGCATCGGCGGCTTCGGGGGTGGCCTGGAGGCCAAGCGGAAGCTGCTCGCCCTGGAGGGTGTGCTGCCCGAGCCGCTGTTCTGA
- a CDS encoding VOC family protein produces MANHTTRLDHVVLWVSDPVAAAGFYEKAVGLEPMRVAEFSEGKVSFPSVRVNEETILDLAPRGIAERMNMLPGSADSAGHPVNHVCLSLSSADFDALRARLDAHGVPMSDIGHDSFGARGKATRNFYFRDPDGNVFEARHYA; encoded by the coding sequence ATGGCGAACCACACCACGCGTCTCGATCACGTCGTCCTGTGGGTGTCCGACCCCGTCGCGGCGGCCGGTTTCTACGAGAAAGCCGTCGGGTTGGAGCCCATGAGGGTCGCCGAGTTCAGTGAGGGAAAGGTGTCGTTCCCCTCCGTCCGCGTCAACGAGGAGACCATCCTCGACCTCGCGCCGCGCGGCATCGCGGAGCGCATGAACATGCTCCCCGGCTCCGCCGACAGCGCGGGCCACCCCGTCAATCACGTCTGTCTGTCCCTGTCGTCCGCCGACTTCGACGCCCTGCGCGCCCGCCTGGACGCACACGGCGTCCCCATGAGCGACATCGGCCACGACTCCTTCGGCGCCCGCGGGAAGGCCACGCGCAACTTCTACTTCCGCGACCCGGACGGCAACGTCTTCGAGGCCCGGCACTACGCCTAG
- a CDS encoding pseudouridine-5'-phosphate glycosidase: MMLLVSEEVRAAIDARRPVVALESTIIAHGLPRPRNLQVALELEDAVRQEGAVPATIAVLDGRPRVGLDKEQLERVANEEGIRKLGHRDLPLAVAAGVSGATTVSATAQLAALAGVRVFATGGLGGVHREWTVTQDESADLGLLARTRITVVCAGVKSILDVPATLQRLETLGVAVAGYGTDRFPGFYLSDSGHPVDWTLRSPVQVADVMRAQDALDAADSALIVANPVPQEQQLDPGLHARVLADALRALEERGITGQAVTPFLLDHLVRHTDGASLDANLAAVRGNVRLAARIATAWTRA; encoded by the coding sequence GTGATGCTTTTGGTGTCGGAGGAAGTCCGGGCGGCGATCGACGCGCGGCGGCCGGTGGTGGCCCTGGAGTCCACGATCATCGCGCATGGGCTGCCGCGTCCGCGCAATCTGCAGGTGGCGCTGGAGCTGGAGGACGCGGTCCGGCAGGAGGGCGCCGTACCCGCGACCATCGCCGTACTGGACGGGCGCCCCAGGGTCGGCCTGGACAAGGAGCAGCTGGAGCGGGTGGCGAACGAGGAGGGCATTCGCAAGCTGGGCCATCGCGACCTCCCGCTGGCCGTGGCGGCGGGGGTGAGCGGGGCGACCACGGTGTCGGCGACGGCACAGCTGGCGGCGCTGGCCGGCGTGCGGGTGTTCGCCACCGGCGGGCTGGGCGGCGTGCACCGGGAGTGGACGGTGACGCAGGACGAGTCGGCCGATCTGGGCCTGCTGGCACGGACGCGGATCACGGTGGTGTGCGCGGGCGTGAAGTCGATCCTGGACGTGCCGGCGACGCTGCAGCGCCTGGAGACGCTGGGCGTGGCGGTCGCCGGATACGGCACCGACCGGTTCCCCGGCTTCTATCTGTCGGACTCCGGGCATCCGGTCGACTGGACGCTGCGGAGTCCGGTTCAGGTCGCGGACGTCATGCGGGCACAGGACGCGCTCGACGCGGCGGATTCGGCGCTGATCGTCGCCAACCCCGTGCCGCAGGAGCAGCAGCTCGATCCCGGGCTGCACGCGCGTGTGCTGGCCGACGCGCTGCGCGCCCTGGAGGAGCGGGGGATCACCGGCCAGGCGGTCACACCGTTCCTGCTCGACCATCTGGTCCGGCACACGGACGGCGCCTCGCTGGACGCCAATCTGGCCGCCGTACGCGGCAATGTGCGGCTGGCGGCGCGGATCGCCACAGCGTGGACCAGGGCGTGA